A single Oncorhynchus mykiss isolate Arlee chromosome 22, USDA_OmykA_1.1, whole genome shotgun sequence DNA region contains:
- the smarcal1 gene encoding SWI/SNF-related matrix-associated actin-dependent regulator of chromatin subfamily A-like protein 1 isoform X1: MSSSLTAEQLQKIEENRRRALAIRAQRQAAQCNNQTPISGLNNPASAPQQCINTHSGPPSNSTPRPGLTHHPPNTVLQNYVPRGQDRRPDQLFSSPRDKSGQNSLFTNTATKQIKVIDPLPLPKGQHSLKGLDVSTGGSPSVFKALQPKTTGGPSSSFSGSSTGTGSSYGAKSSSSGQNVSSVFKPPQPNKAVLPGPYPTSTSATGSFSVSKPHPKTSSSGLSSHSGCAIGSFYKQGSKHGATSPSVQSAAPSSGTDVSNSLPGKSPAVTVRGKCVSHSEERFRVEVGYHAELIAVFKNIPSRNYDPATKMWNFSLEDYRQLMEESGSISCICLKPLVRGIDVAPASSRSRDTAALGALLKLCSGWQRPGATVQGHATLVSRSRFEVDVGYHVDVIAAFKQMPSKNYDMKTRKWSFLLEDYKRLMDALGAIPSVEIEPLPRGVIQVFSALFEGSQTWPSEVPEADLSSIDPSLTRRLMPFQRDGVNFAVSKDGRLLLADDMGLGKTVQAICIAAYYRKEWPLLVVAPSSVKFTWAEAFRQWLPSVQPDSINVIVKGKDNLRGGLVNIISYDLLSRMDKQQAANPFNVLIMDESHFLKNMKTARFKAALPLLKVAKRVILLSGTPAMSRPSELYSQILAVKPSLFPHFRDFGTRYCNARQLPWGWDYSGSSNLGELKLMLEESLMLRRLKSEVLSQLPAKQRKVVTVTTDGINTRTKAALSAAAKDLAKGQHNNNKIKEALLVFFNHTAEAKIKAIMEYIMDMLECGREKFLVFAHHKLVLDFITKELGEKGIDYIRIDGSTPSSERQQLCDRFQFTDKSCVAVLSITAANMGITLHSAALVVFAELFWNPGILIQAEDRVHRIGQTSNVDIHYLVAKGTADDYLWPMIQEKMHVLEKVGLSESNLSEKAESASFHSKDSQQRRITEMFQKSFTEGEDDMDEALLLEAVGAWDDPSNQPGSGVEESPSKKRRIEDYFGR; the protein is encoded by the exons ATGTCTAGCTCTTTGACGGCAGAGCAGCTGCAGAAGATAGAGGAGAACAGACGGAGAGCTTTAGCGATTAGAGCACAGAGACAGGCTGCTCAGTGTAACAACCAGACGCCCATATCAGGGCTCAACAACCCTGCCAGTGCTCCTCAGCAATGCATTAACACTCACTCTGGTCCACCTTCTAACTCAACTCCCCGACCAGGACTAACTCATCATCCACCTAATACTGTGCTTCAGAATTATGTTCCACGGGGTCAAGACAGGAGACCTGACCAGTTGTTTTCTAGCCCAAGGGACAAGTCTGGACAGAATTCACTATTCACCAATACTGCCACTAAACAG ATTAAAGTAATAGACCCACTACCTCTCCCAAAGGGACAACATTCATTGAAAGGGTTAGATGTGTCTACAGGAGGAAGCCCCTCAGTGTTCAAAGCACTTCAGCCAAAGACAACAGGTGGCCCATCATCTTCCTTTTCTGGAAGTTCCACTGGTACTGGTAGTTCATATGGAGCCAAGTCATCATCATCAGGCCAGAACGTCTCCTCTGTGTTCAAACCTCCACAGCCGAATAAAGCAGTGTTACCTGGTCCGTATCCTACTTCTACAAGTGCAACTGGCAGTTTCTCTGTTTCTAAACCTCATCCAAAGACCTCTTCTTCTGGGCTGTCTTCCCATTCTGGATGTGCCATTGGTAGTTTCTATAAACAAGGAAGCAAACATGGAGCCACATCACCATCTGTCCAGAGTGCTGCTCCCTCCAGCGGTACTGATGTTAGTAACTCTCTACCTGGGAAGAGCCCTGCCGTCACAGTCAGAGGGAAATGTGTCTCTCACTCAGAGGAGCGGTTCAGAGTGGAAGTCGGTTACCATGCTGAGCTGATTGCTGTGTTCAAAAACATCCCTTCTCGGAACTATG ACCCTGCTACCAAGATGTGGAACTTCAGCCTTGAGGACTATCGTCAGCTGA TGGAGGAGTCCGGCTCCATCTCCTGTATATGTCTGAAACCTCTGGTGAGGGGTATTGACGTGGCGCCGGCGTCTAGCCGGTCCCGTGACACTGCTGCGCTTGGGGCCCTGCTGAAGCTGTGTAGTGGCTGGCAGAGACCAGGGGCCACCGTACAGGGCCACGCCACCCTGGTGTCACGATCACGCTTCGAGGTCGACGTTGGGTACCATGTTGACGTCATCGCTGCTTTCAAACAGATGCCTTCCAAGAACTATG ATATGAAGACAAGAAAGTGGAGTTTCTTGCTTGAGGATTATAAAAGACTTA TGGATGCTCTCGGTGCCATTCCATCAGTAGAGATTGAGCCTCTCCCTAGGGGTGTGATCCAGGTGTTCTCTGCCCTGTTTGAAGGCAGCCAGACATGGCCATCAGAGGTTCCTGAAGCTGACCTGTCTTCCATTGACCCCTCATTGACACGTCGTCTCATGCCCTTCCAGAGAGACGGTGTCAA CTTTGCGGTGTCCAAAGATGGCCGCCTCCTCCTGGCTGATGACATGGGACTGGGGAAGACAGTTCAGGCCATTTGCATAGCTGCCTACTACAGGAAAGAGTGGCCTTTATTAGTGGTGGCCCCTTCTTCTGTCAAATTCACCTGGGCTGAG gCCTTCAGGCAGTGGCTGCCCTCCGTGCAGCCTGACAGTATCAATGTGATTGTCAAGGGGAAAGACAACCTGAGGGGTGGTCTGGTCAACATCATCAGCTATGATCTACTGAGCAGGATGGACAAGCAGCAGGCTGCTAACCCCTTCAATGTTCTCATAATGGATGAGTCCCACTTTCTGAAGAACATGAAGACTGCCCGCTTTAAGGCTGCCTTGCCACTGCTCAAG GTAGCTAAGCGTGTGATCCTGCTGTCGGGGACTCCTGCCATGTCCAGACCCTCAGAGCTCTACAGTCAGATCCTGGCTGTCAAGCCCTCCCTGTTCCCCCACTTCCGTGACTTTGGGACCAGGTATTGCAATGCCCGACAG CTGCCGTGGGGTTGGGACTACTCTGGCTCCAGTAATCTAGGAGAACTGAAGCTGATGTTAGAGGAGAGTCTAATGCTACGCCGTCTCAAGTCAGAGGTCCTCTCTCAGCTTCCTGCCAAGCAACGCAAGGTTGTCACGGTGACCACAGACGGTATCAACACCCGCACCAAGGCAGCTCTGTCTGCCGCAGCCAAGGATCTGGCCAagggacaacacaacaacaac AAGATAAAGGAGGCTCTTCTGGTGTTCTTTAACCACACTGCTGAGGCCAAGATTAAAGCCATCAT GGAGTACATCATGGACATGCTAGAGTGCGGAAGAGAGAAGTTCCTGGTGTTTGCTCATCACAAGCTGGTCCTGGACTTTATCACCAAGGAGTtgggagagaag GGTATCGACTACATCCGTATAGACGGCTCCACCCCGTCGTCAGAGCGGCAGCAACTGTGTGACCGGTTCCAGTTCACTGACAAGAGCTGTGTAGCGGTGCTCTCTATCACTGCAGCTAACATGGGCATCACCCTGCACTCTGCTGCTTTGGTGGTGTTTGCTGAGCTATTCTGGAACCCTGGG ATATTGATCCAGGCTGAGGACAGAGTGCATCGTATCGGTCAGACCAGCAACGTGGACATTCACTACCTGGTCGCCAAGGGAACCGCAGATGACTACCTGTG GCCCATGATCCAGGAGAAGATGCATGTTCTGGAGAAGGTGGGGCTATCAGAATCCAACCTGTCAGAGAAGGCAGAGTCTGCCAGCTTCCACTCCAAG GACTCCCAGCAGAGGAGGATCACAGAGATGTTCCAGAAGTCGTTCACTGAGGGGGAGGATGATATGGATGAAGCCCTCCTATTGGAGGCTGTGGGGGCCTGGGATGACCCTAGCAACCAACCAGGAAGTGGTGTAGAAGAGAGCCCCAGCAAAAAGAGACGCATAGAGGACTACTTTGGCAGATAA
- the smarcal1 gene encoding SWI/SNF-related matrix-associated actin-dependent regulator of chromatin subfamily A-like protein 1 isoform X2: protein MSSSLTAEQLQKIEENRRRALAIRAQRQAAQCNNQTPISGLNNPASAPQQCINTHSGPPSNSTPRPGLTHHPPNTVLQNYVPRGQDRRPDQLFSSPRDKSGQNSLFTNTATKQIKVIDPLPLPKGQHSLKGLDVSTGGSPSVFKALQPKTTGGPSSSFSGSSTGTGSSYGAKSSSSGQNVSSVFKPPQPNKAVLPGPYPTSTSATGSFSVSKPHPKTSSSGLSSHSGCAIGSFYKQGSKHGATSPSVQSAAPSSGTDVSNSLPGKSPAVTVRGKCVSHSEERFRVEVGYHAELIAVFKNIPSRNYDPATKMWNFSLEDYRQLMEESGSISCICLKPLVRGIDVAPASSRSRDTAALGALLKLCSGWQRPGATVQGHATLVSRSRFEVDVGYHVDVIAAFKQMPSKNYDMKTRKWSFLLEDYKRLMDALGAIPSVEIEPLPRGVIQVFSALFEGSQTWPSEVPEADLSSIDPSLTRRLMPFQRDGVNFAVSKDGRLLLADDMGLGKTVQAICIAAYYRKEWPLLVVAPSSVKFTWAEAFRQWLPSVQPDSINVIVKGKDNLRGGLVNIISYDLLSRMDKQQAANPFNVLIMDESHFLKNMKTARFKAALPLLKVAKRVILLSGTPAMSRPSELYSQILAVKPSLFPHFRDFGTRYCNARQLPWGWDYSGSSNLGELKLMLEESLMLRRLKSEVLSQLPAKQRKVVTVTTDGINTRTKAALSAAAKDLAKGQHNNNIKEALLVFFNHTAEAKIKAIMEYIMDMLECGREKFLVFAHHKLVLDFITKELGEKGIDYIRIDGSTPSSERQQLCDRFQFTDKSCVAVLSITAANMGITLHSAALVVFAELFWNPGILIQAEDRVHRIGQTSNVDIHYLVAKGTADDYLWPMIQEKMHVLEKVGLSESNLSEKAESASFHSKDSQQRRITEMFQKSFTEGEDDMDEALLLEAVGAWDDPSNQPGSGVEESPSKKRRIEDYFGR, encoded by the exons ATGTCTAGCTCTTTGACGGCAGAGCAGCTGCAGAAGATAGAGGAGAACAGACGGAGAGCTTTAGCGATTAGAGCACAGAGACAGGCTGCTCAGTGTAACAACCAGACGCCCATATCAGGGCTCAACAACCCTGCCAGTGCTCCTCAGCAATGCATTAACACTCACTCTGGTCCACCTTCTAACTCAACTCCCCGACCAGGACTAACTCATCATCCACCTAATACTGTGCTTCAGAATTATGTTCCACGGGGTCAAGACAGGAGACCTGACCAGTTGTTTTCTAGCCCAAGGGACAAGTCTGGACAGAATTCACTATTCACCAATACTGCCACTAAACAG ATTAAAGTAATAGACCCACTACCTCTCCCAAAGGGACAACATTCATTGAAAGGGTTAGATGTGTCTACAGGAGGAAGCCCCTCAGTGTTCAAAGCACTTCAGCCAAAGACAACAGGTGGCCCATCATCTTCCTTTTCTGGAAGTTCCACTGGTACTGGTAGTTCATATGGAGCCAAGTCATCATCATCAGGCCAGAACGTCTCCTCTGTGTTCAAACCTCCACAGCCGAATAAAGCAGTGTTACCTGGTCCGTATCCTACTTCTACAAGTGCAACTGGCAGTTTCTCTGTTTCTAAACCTCATCCAAAGACCTCTTCTTCTGGGCTGTCTTCCCATTCTGGATGTGCCATTGGTAGTTTCTATAAACAAGGAAGCAAACATGGAGCCACATCACCATCTGTCCAGAGTGCTGCTCCCTCCAGCGGTACTGATGTTAGTAACTCTCTACCTGGGAAGAGCCCTGCCGTCACAGTCAGAGGGAAATGTGTCTCTCACTCAGAGGAGCGGTTCAGAGTGGAAGTCGGTTACCATGCTGAGCTGATTGCTGTGTTCAAAAACATCCCTTCTCGGAACTATG ACCCTGCTACCAAGATGTGGAACTTCAGCCTTGAGGACTATCGTCAGCTGA TGGAGGAGTCCGGCTCCATCTCCTGTATATGTCTGAAACCTCTGGTGAGGGGTATTGACGTGGCGCCGGCGTCTAGCCGGTCCCGTGACACTGCTGCGCTTGGGGCCCTGCTGAAGCTGTGTAGTGGCTGGCAGAGACCAGGGGCCACCGTACAGGGCCACGCCACCCTGGTGTCACGATCACGCTTCGAGGTCGACGTTGGGTACCATGTTGACGTCATCGCTGCTTTCAAACAGATGCCTTCCAAGAACTATG ATATGAAGACAAGAAAGTGGAGTTTCTTGCTTGAGGATTATAAAAGACTTA TGGATGCTCTCGGTGCCATTCCATCAGTAGAGATTGAGCCTCTCCCTAGGGGTGTGATCCAGGTGTTCTCTGCCCTGTTTGAAGGCAGCCAGACATGGCCATCAGAGGTTCCTGAAGCTGACCTGTCTTCCATTGACCCCTCATTGACACGTCGTCTCATGCCCTTCCAGAGAGACGGTGTCAA CTTTGCGGTGTCCAAAGATGGCCGCCTCCTCCTGGCTGATGACATGGGACTGGGGAAGACAGTTCAGGCCATTTGCATAGCTGCCTACTACAGGAAAGAGTGGCCTTTATTAGTGGTGGCCCCTTCTTCTGTCAAATTCACCTGGGCTGAG gCCTTCAGGCAGTGGCTGCCCTCCGTGCAGCCTGACAGTATCAATGTGATTGTCAAGGGGAAAGACAACCTGAGGGGTGGTCTGGTCAACATCATCAGCTATGATCTACTGAGCAGGATGGACAAGCAGCAGGCTGCTAACCCCTTCAATGTTCTCATAATGGATGAGTCCCACTTTCTGAAGAACATGAAGACTGCCCGCTTTAAGGCTGCCTTGCCACTGCTCAAG GTAGCTAAGCGTGTGATCCTGCTGTCGGGGACTCCTGCCATGTCCAGACCCTCAGAGCTCTACAGTCAGATCCTGGCTGTCAAGCCCTCCCTGTTCCCCCACTTCCGTGACTTTGGGACCAGGTATTGCAATGCCCGACAG CTGCCGTGGGGTTGGGACTACTCTGGCTCCAGTAATCTAGGAGAACTGAAGCTGATGTTAGAGGAGAGTCTAATGCTACGCCGTCTCAAGTCAGAGGTCCTCTCTCAGCTTCCTGCCAAGCAACGCAAGGTTGTCACGGTGACCACAGACGGTATCAACACCCGCACCAAGGCAGCTCTGTCTGCCGCAGCCAAGGATCTGGCCAagggacaacacaacaacaac ATAAAGGAGGCTCTTCTGGTGTTCTTTAACCACACTGCTGAGGCCAAGATTAAAGCCATCAT GGAGTACATCATGGACATGCTAGAGTGCGGAAGAGAGAAGTTCCTGGTGTTTGCTCATCACAAGCTGGTCCTGGACTTTATCACCAAGGAGTtgggagagaag GGTATCGACTACATCCGTATAGACGGCTCCACCCCGTCGTCAGAGCGGCAGCAACTGTGTGACCGGTTCCAGTTCACTGACAAGAGCTGTGTAGCGGTGCTCTCTATCACTGCAGCTAACATGGGCATCACCCTGCACTCTGCTGCTTTGGTGGTGTTTGCTGAGCTATTCTGGAACCCTGGG ATATTGATCCAGGCTGAGGACAGAGTGCATCGTATCGGTCAGACCAGCAACGTGGACATTCACTACCTGGTCGCCAAGGGAACCGCAGATGACTACCTGTG GCCCATGATCCAGGAGAAGATGCATGTTCTGGAGAAGGTGGGGCTATCAGAATCCAACCTGTCAGAGAAGGCAGAGTCTGCCAGCTTCCACTCCAAG GACTCCCAGCAGAGGAGGATCACAGAGATGTTCCAGAAGTCGTTCACTGAGGGGGAGGATGATATGGATGAAGCCCTCCTATTGGAGGCTGTGGGGGCCTGGGATGACCCTAGCAACCAACCAGGAAGTGGTGTAGAAGAGAGCCCCAGCAAAAAGAGACGCATAGAGGACTACTTTGGCAGATAA